In Octopus bimaculoides isolate UCB-OBI-ISO-001 chromosome 27, ASM119413v2, whole genome shotgun sequence, one DNA window encodes the following:
- the LOC106876614 gene encoding integrin alpha-6 isoform X2 has product MGVPNGEMDESTVPFKILSRDMNELECYTLGCEHGRFGAALANADDLNQDGYEDLLVGAPYEGHGAVYVFHGSKDGIVEKPTQRIAASNLQHHTFKSFGSSFATGMDIDKNGYPDVLVGAFESDSLALLLSRPVLTLSSNIILSPKSIDLKAAKTCPSNIPAKHCITVKLCLKYTATITLSETPEIKYTIIAERFDPKVIHSRVLFHNEKSAPSFEITGTIKLKRKDDEFCDSHHAFLQSSFRDKLSPIKFQFSYKLKGKPLNRNNQLPQINAFPILDLTTAEETTEIKQIDIQKECGSDNVCQSDLTLKATPLNATFDSVSKRYILSSKDSSSLLIRFIVTNSKEPAYDTKLNLKVPENVIYQGVDYGESKQPVECSSKKNDVIVCDRLGNPFLPNTNLIFIVKLVIEDVKPTNFLNIEVNLTTISDEQTPDDNEVDIAFEMLIVTDIQVTGQSSPEQVVYTGNDRGESAMKSEDDIGPVVSHIYDVYNKGSGTVPQSKLTIEWPYELASNEPDGDGKHLLYLLQPPRVQEGKVTCRHPTIINPASIKISGKKVSNDKVVSYNRKRRSLPKASKIIASAQRKSSQDLNCDSGAKCYRIVCDIGNLEGEKSATIVIRSRLWEATLLEEFRNADEVNIRSRASFEITSNNIDIKETDLRNNVYDVVTVAIPDIDVSLPPPVPWWIILIAVLIGLLFLFLLGFLLWKVSIITDLSSLC; this is encoded by the exons ACCTTCTGGTTGGAGCCCCATATGAAGGACATGGTGCAGTCTATGTCTTCCACGGCTCCAAAGATGGAATTGTCGAAAAGCCAACACAG AGAATTGCTGCCAGCAATTTGCAACACCATACTTTCAAGTCTTTCGGTTCATCATTTGCAACCGGCATGGACATTGACAAGAACGGTTATCCAGATGTTTTAGTCGGAGCCTTTGAATCTGATTCCTTAGCTCTGCTATTATCCCGTCCAGTTCTAACACTGTCTTCTAATATTATTCTTTCACCAAAATCCATTGACTTAAAGGCTGCCAAAACTTGTCCTTCCAATATTCCAGCAAAACATTGCATAACAGTTAAGTTATGTCTGAAATACACTGCAACAATAAC GTTAAGTGAGACTCCagaaattaaatatacaataattgcAGAGAGATTTGATCCCAAAGTCATTCACAGTCGTGTTTTATTCCACAATGAAAAATCAGCCCCATCCTTTGAAATTACTGGTACCATAAAACTAAAAAGGAAAGACGACGAGTTCTGTGATAGCCATCATGCCTTCCTTCAG AGTTCATTCCGGGACAAACTGAGTCCCATCAAATTTCAATTCAGCTACAAACTCAAAGGAAAACCCCTAAACCGCAATAACCAGCTTCCACAAATCAATGCTTTCCCAATTTTGGATCTAACTACTGCTGAAGAGACTACAGAAATAAAACAG attgatATCCAAAAGGAGTGTGGTAGCGATAATGTCTGTCAATCAGATTTAACTTTGAAGGCCACTCCTCTTAACGCCACCTT CGACTCAGTTAGTAAACGCTATATCCTTAGTAGTAAAGACAGCAGTTCTTTACTGATCCGTTTTATTGTGACAAATTCCAAGGAACCAGCCTATGATACCAAACTAAACTTGAAGGTACCAGAAAATGTGATTTATCAAGGAGTTGACTATGGAGAG AGCAAGCAACCTGTAGAATGTTCTTCCAAAAAAAATGACGTTATTGTCTGTGACAGGCTTGGCAATCCTttccttcctaacacaaacctgATTTTCATTGTGAAGCTTGTTATTGAAGATGTTAAGCCTACGAATTTCCTCAACATTGAAGTTAACTTAACCAC AATAAGTGATGAACAAACACCAGACGACAATGAAGTTGACATTGCCTTTGAAATGCTGATTGTTACTGACATACAAGTTACAGG CCAGTCTTCCCCTGAACAAGTGGTTTATACCGGTAATGATCGTGGGGAGAGTGCCATGAAAAGTGAAGATGACATTGGTCCAGTTGTAAGCCATATTTATGAT GTGTACAACAAGGGCTCTGGAACTGTACCTCAATCAAAACTCACCATCGAATGGCCTTATGAACTGGCTAGTAATGAACCGGATGGTGATGGCAAACACCTCCTCTATTTACTGCAGCCACCAAGG GTTCAAGAAGGAAAAGTAACCTGTCGCCATCCAACCATCATTAATCCTGCTTCAATCAAA aTATCCGGCAAAAAAGTTTCAAATGACAAGGTAGTTTCCTATAATCGGAAACGTAGATCGCTTCCAAAAGCAAGTAAGATCATTGCATCAGCTCAAAGAAAGTCAAGTCAAGATCTT aaCTGTGACAGTGGAGCAAAATGTTACAGGATTGTCTGTGATATTGGCAATTTAGAAGGAGAGAAAAGTGCTACGATTGTCATTCGGTCTCGACTATGGGAAGCCACATTGCTAGAA GAATTCCGAAATGCTGATGAAGTGAACATCAGGTCTCGTGCCAGTTTTGAAATTACTTCAAATAATATCGATATTAAAGAGACTGATTTAAGAAATAATGTATATGAT GTGGTAACAGTCGCCATTCCTGATATCGATGTCTCTCTTCCTCCGCCTGTCCCATGGTGGATTATTCTCATCGCAGTCCTCATTGGCCtcttgtttctcttcctcttaGGATTCCTGTTATGGAAGGTGAGTATCATCACTGATTTGTCTTCTCTCTGTTAA
- the LOC106876614 gene encoding integrin alpha pat-2 isoform X1, translated as MGVPNGEMDESTVPFKILSRDMNELECYTLGCEHGRFGAALANADDLNQDGYEDLLVGAPYEGHGAVYVFHGSKDGIVEKPTQRIAASNLQHHTFKSFGSSFATGMDIDKNGYPDVLVGAFESDSLALLLSRPVLTLSSNIILSPKSIDLKAAKTCPSNIPAKHCITVKLCLKYTATITLSETPEIKYTIIAERFDPKVIHSRVLFHNEKSAPSFEITGTIKLKRKDDEFCDSHHAFLQSSFRDKLSPIKFQFSYKLKGKPLNRNNQLPQINAFPILDLTTAEETTEIKQIDIQKECGSDNVCQSDLTLKATPLNATFDSVSKRYILSSKDSSSLLIRFIVTNSKEPAYDTKLNLKVPENVIYQGVDYGESKQPVECSSKKNDVIVCDRLGNPFLPNTNLIFIVKLVIEDVKPTNFLNIEVNLTTISDEQTPDDNEVDIAFEMLIVTDIQVTGQSSPEQVVYTGNDRGESAMKSEDDIGPVVSHIYDVYNKGSGTVPQSKLTIEWPYELASNEPDGDGKHLLYLLQPPRVQEGKVTCRHPTIINPASIKDNPNSILRLPRSFISGKKVSNDKVVSYNRKRRSLPKASKIIASAQRKSSQDLNCDSGAKCYRIVCDIGNLEGEKSATIVIRSRLWEATLLEEFRNADEVNIRSRASFEITSNNIDIKETDLRNNVYDVVTVAIPDIDVSLPPPVPWWIILIAVLIGLLFLFLLGFLLWKVSIITDLSSLC; from the exons ACCTTCTGGTTGGAGCCCCATATGAAGGACATGGTGCAGTCTATGTCTTCCACGGCTCCAAAGATGGAATTGTCGAAAAGCCAACACAG AGAATTGCTGCCAGCAATTTGCAACACCATACTTTCAAGTCTTTCGGTTCATCATTTGCAACCGGCATGGACATTGACAAGAACGGTTATCCAGATGTTTTAGTCGGAGCCTTTGAATCTGATTCCTTAGCTCTGCTATTATCCCGTCCAGTTCTAACACTGTCTTCTAATATTATTCTTTCACCAAAATCCATTGACTTAAAGGCTGCCAAAACTTGTCCTTCCAATATTCCAGCAAAACATTGCATAACAGTTAAGTTATGTCTGAAATACACTGCAACAATAAC GTTAAGTGAGACTCCagaaattaaatatacaataattgcAGAGAGATTTGATCCCAAAGTCATTCACAGTCGTGTTTTATTCCACAATGAAAAATCAGCCCCATCCTTTGAAATTACTGGTACCATAAAACTAAAAAGGAAAGACGACGAGTTCTGTGATAGCCATCATGCCTTCCTTCAG AGTTCATTCCGGGACAAACTGAGTCCCATCAAATTTCAATTCAGCTACAAACTCAAAGGAAAACCCCTAAACCGCAATAACCAGCTTCCACAAATCAATGCTTTCCCAATTTTGGATCTAACTACTGCTGAAGAGACTACAGAAATAAAACAG attgatATCCAAAAGGAGTGTGGTAGCGATAATGTCTGTCAATCAGATTTAACTTTGAAGGCCACTCCTCTTAACGCCACCTT CGACTCAGTTAGTAAACGCTATATCCTTAGTAGTAAAGACAGCAGTTCTTTACTGATCCGTTTTATTGTGACAAATTCCAAGGAACCAGCCTATGATACCAAACTAAACTTGAAGGTACCAGAAAATGTGATTTATCAAGGAGTTGACTATGGAGAG AGCAAGCAACCTGTAGAATGTTCTTCCAAAAAAAATGACGTTATTGTCTGTGACAGGCTTGGCAATCCTttccttcctaacacaaacctgATTTTCATTGTGAAGCTTGTTATTGAAGATGTTAAGCCTACGAATTTCCTCAACATTGAAGTTAACTTAACCAC AATAAGTGATGAACAAACACCAGACGACAATGAAGTTGACATTGCCTTTGAAATGCTGATTGTTACTGACATACAAGTTACAGG CCAGTCTTCCCCTGAACAAGTGGTTTATACCGGTAATGATCGTGGGGAGAGTGCCATGAAAAGTGAAGATGACATTGGTCCAGTTGTAAGCCATATTTATGAT GTGTACAACAAGGGCTCTGGAACTGTACCTCAATCAAAACTCACCATCGAATGGCCTTATGAACTGGCTAGTAATGAACCGGATGGTGATGGCAAACACCTCCTCTATTTACTGCAGCCACCAAGG GTTCAAGAAGGAAAAGTAACCTGTCGCCATCCAACCATCATTAATCCTGCTTCAATCAAA GATAACCCCAACTCAATTCTGCGGTTACCGCGCTCGTTT aTATCCGGCAAAAAAGTTTCAAATGACAAGGTAGTTTCCTATAATCGGAAACGTAGATCGCTTCCAAAAGCAAGTAAGATCATTGCATCAGCTCAAAGAAAGTCAAGTCAAGATCTT aaCTGTGACAGTGGAGCAAAATGTTACAGGATTGTCTGTGATATTGGCAATTTAGAAGGAGAGAAAAGTGCTACGATTGTCATTCGGTCTCGACTATGGGAAGCCACATTGCTAGAA GAATTCCGAAATGCTGATGAAGTGAACATCAGGTCTCGTGCCAGTTTTGAAATTACTTCAAATAATATCGATATTAAAGAGACTGATTTAAGAAATAATGTATATGAT GTGGTAACAGTCGCCATTCCTGATATCGATGTCTCTCTTCCTCCGCCTGTCCCATGGTGGATTATTCTCATCGCAGTCCTCATTGGCCtcttgtttctcttcctcttaGGATTCCTGTTATGGAAGGTGAGTATCATCACTGATTTGTCTTCTCTCTGTTAA